Proteins co-encoded in one Triplophysa dalaica isolate WHDGS20190420 chromosome 16, ASM1584641v1, whole genome shotgun sequence genomic window:
- the LOC130438217 gene encoding saxitoxin and tetrodotoxin-binding protein 2: MSNRLFSAALLCLFSISQANVLKCEEVTKPLILEDVYKSIMGKWIFLEGIADHHLFTSILNTLNSSWIFFGPGSHADTFTISQGNMLAGKCDYQTDNTTVKDSTLYRIENDTLTEGKLLPSCSDCFTMSFISKVKNETIKSLYFFKRQSPQNENDLALYRKQAECLGFRREPQYSYDGVTEFCNVEKTDQKNVDESG, translated from the exons ATGTCTAACAGGTTGTTCTCAGCTGCTCTTCTATGCCTGTTCAGTATAAGTCAGGCCAATGTCTTAAAGTGCGAAGAGGTCACAAAACCACTCATCCTGGAAGATGTCTACAAAAGT ATCATGGGGAAATGGATCTTCCTTGAGGGCATAGCTGATCACCATTTGTTCACAAGCATTCTGAACACTCTGAACAGCTCGTGGATATTTTTTGGTCCCGGTTCTCATGCAGACACATTCACCATCAGTCAGGGGAACATGCT AGCAGGAAAGTGTGATTATCAGACCGATAACACAACTGTTAAAGACAGTACACTTTACCGTATTG AGAATGACACATTGACAGAGGGCAAATTGTTACCGTCATGTTCTGACTGCTTCACCATGAGCTTTATCAGCAAAGTAAAAAATGAGACCATTAAGTCGCTCTactttttca AGAGACAAAGTCCCCAAAATGAAAACGATTTGGCCTTGTACCGGAAACAAGCTGAGTGTCTTGGATTCAGAAGAGAACCCCAGTACTCATATGATGGTGTAACAG AATTCTGTAATGTGGAAAAGACTGACCAGAAGAATGTGGACGAATCAGGTTAA
- the si:dkeyp-121d2.7 gene encoding zinc finger protein 436 isoform X1, whose product MAESVKTFQAHLTAVMDSLVRASVCEITKLFQDTVNDYLVEISLNRKENEALKLRLRLTENKLRNERKYGMCWAASRRAAGLLGTEDASRKTRRTNLQRGKQGKEWSGVAWEEGTAGERDERRDLFRVHLPTGGVGGGEEERIRASGERKEAASVKEEVESYRPTDSLRLLQEALQMNQSETSPRTSSPTHGDVGPASTCLESAPVGVWAEQPPMSEEQITSGDEFSGLETALKAEREREEAESGLGSPSQEVSGTGVAFIGLDGLCSSQQGVSSSSHRTDPPNLQLPLAPVNKKEEEGSGGDCGDILHFCSRCGCGFNCASDLADHSCPGVEERPYQCSVCGRAFSHAWSLKSHECVQVGEQPHRCELCGKRFTHSRSLERHQLVHTGERPHRCPQCGRSFSRLGNLERHQRIHTGERPYECRACGKRFSRVEYLKRHQQIHAGERAERNSHHCSQCNQTFSDTEQLKQHQCPYSV is encoded by the exons ATGGCGGAATCGGTAAAGACCTTTCAAGCGCACCTGACAGCTGTCATGGATAGTTTGGTTCGCGCATCAGTGTGCGAGATCACCAAACTCTTCCAGGACACGGTGAACGACTATCTGGTGGAAATCTCTCTGAACAGGAAAGAAAACGAAGCCCTGAAATTGAGGCTCAGACTAACTGAGAATAAGCTGAGAAATGAACGAAAATACGGCATGTGTTGGGCAGCCAGTCGGCGCGCTGCCGGTCTGCTTGGCACGGAGGACGCGTCGCGCAAGACGCGCAGGACGAATCTCCAAA gaggCAAGCAGGGGAAGGAGTGGAGTGGTGTTGCGTGGGAGGAGGGGACTGCAGGAGAGAGGGATGAGAGGAGGGACCTGTTCCGTGTCCATCTACCAACTGGAGGAGTAGGAGGGGGGGAGGAGGAAAGGATACGTGCTTCTGGGGAGAGGAAGGAGGCGGCCAGCGTTAAAGAGGAG GTGGAGAGCTACAGACCTACTGACTCGTTGAGGCTGTTGCAAGAGGCTCTACAGATGAACCAAAGCGAAACCAGCCCTCGCACATCCAGTCCCACCCACG GTGATGTGGGTCCCGCCTCTACTTGTCTTGAATCTGCTCCCGTTGGAGTGTGGGCGGAACAGCCGCCTATGTCCGAAGAGCAAATAACCAGTGGAGATGAGTTTAGTGGACTAGAGACTGCACTCAAAGCTGAACGTGAAAGGGAGGAGGCGGAGTCTGGCTTGGGGAGTCCCTCTCAAGAGGTGAGCGGAACCGGGGTTGCGTTCATAGGACTAGACGGCCTGTGCAGCTCACAGCAGGGTGTGTCCTCCTCATCGCATAGAACTGACCCTCCTAACCTACAACTCCCATTAGCCCCTGTGAACAAGAAAGAGGAAGAGGGGTCAGGAGGTGACTGTGGGGACATCCTGCACTTTTGCTCCCGGTGCGGCTGTGGCTTCAATTGCGCCTCTGACCTGGCAGATCACTCGTGCCCCGGTGTAGAGGAGCGGCCGTATCAATGCTCTGTATGCGGAAGAGCATTCAGCCACGCCTGGAGCCTCAAGAGCCACGAATGCGTTCAGGTGGGAGAACAGCCGCATCGCTGCGAGCTTTGTGGTAAGCGGTTCACGCACTCACGGTCCCTCGAGCGCCACCAGCTGGTTCACACGGGCGAGCGCCCTCATAGATGCCCACAGTGCGGCCGCAGCTTCAGTCGTCTTGGCAACCTGGAGAGGCACCAGCGCATCCACACGGGGGAACGGCCGTATGAGTGCAGGGCGTGTGGGAAACGGTTCAGTCGAGTAGAGTACCTGAAACGACATCAGCAGATCCACGCCGGAGAACGAGCTGAGCGAAACTCTCATCACTGCTCTCAATGCAACCAGACATTCAGCGACACGGAGCAGCTAAAGCAGCATCAGTGTCCCTACAGCGTTTGA
- the zgc:154054 gene encoding alpha-1,3-mannosyl-glycoprotein 4-beta-N-acetylglucosaminyltransferase B-like gives MRPSKGIVVLFMGFLGCLLMLTSRQIAQPENVPLQLSVVYERLLQAEQRGEALTHDLSKVLAQLRSRSAPLNLTCNQTTARMDKRELPGFNSSQPNALLHLPHLKQHTDSLKPIIHLGQGRSGVPLVIGVPTVPRQKQSYLVNTLQSLLYDLSPAERKDIVIVVFVAETNATFVNSLVQNVQNNLPDDVTSGIIEVISPSLHYYPDLTDLKETFGDSKERVRWRTKQNLDYSFLMLYAQNKGNLYVQLEDDIIAKQGYIEEIKTFTQEVLSQEWLYLEFSQLGFIGKLFRSSDLPMIVEFILMFHKVKPIDWLLDHILWVKACNPEKNSAHCNIEKAKLKRTYKPSLFQHVGLHSSLEGKMQNLKDKDFGKQVLFKSHHNPPAELSSSLKHYQTHTLEGAYRGEDFFWGLTPKKGDYIVITFSNPQTVKGFLFRSGNIETNGDRFYNTTVEGLPVYSTVKEKVERGELPCCKPSADGFVVIGSFKNGVAAGDIDEELQQLSAIRLLVHSDSDVWVLLSEILIKV, from the exons ATGAGGCCCAGTAAAGGAATTGTTGTACTTTTTATGGGTTTTTTGGGATGTTTGTTGATGTTAACCTCCAGGCAAATTGCGCAACCAG AGAACGTACCGTTGCAGCTCAGTGTGGTGTATGAGAGATTACTACAGGCAGAACAACGCGGGGAGGCCTTAACGCATGATTTGAGTAAAGTGCTGGCTCAACTTCGAAGCCGCAGCGCTCCTTTGAATCTCACATGCAACCAAACCACAG CTAGAATGGATAAGAGGGAACTTCCAGGCTTTAACTCTTCACAGCCTAATGCCCTTCTCCACTTACCCCACCTGAAACAGCACACGGACAGTCTGAAACCCATCATTCACCTGGGGCAAGGACGCTCTGGAG TGCCCCTGGTGATAGGAGTTCCTACCGTTCCCAGGCAGAAACAAAGTTACCTAGTGAACACGCTCCAATCTCTCTTATATGACCTCTCACCTGCCGAGAGGAAGGATATTGTCATTGTAGTGTTTGTTGCCGAG ACGAATGCAACGTTTGTGAACAGTCTTGTACAGAATGTTCAGAACAA TCTCCCTGATGATGTCACATCCGGGATAATAGAAGTCATCTCGCCCTCTCTTCACTATTACCCAGACTTGACTGACCTCAAGGAAACTTTTGGGGATTCCAAAGAGCGAGTCAG ATGGAGGACCAAGCAGAACCTGGACTACAGTTTTCTCATGCTGTATGCCCAAAATAAGGGAAACTTATATGTCCAG CTGGAGGATGATATCATAGCAAAGCAAGGATatatagaagaaattaaaacatttacacaggAGGTGCTTTCCCAGGAGTGGCTTTACCTGGAGTTTTCACAGCTGGGATTCATCG gCAAGCTTTTCCGGTCATCGGATCTGCCAATGATTGTGGAGTTCATTTTGATGTTCCACAAGGTCAAGCCTATTGATTGGCTCCTCGATCACATCCTGTGGGTCAAAGCATGTAACCCGGAGAAAAATTCT GCACACTGCAATATAGAGAAGGCCAAACTAAAGAGAACCTACAAGCCATCTTTGTTTCAACACGTTGGTTTGCATTCGTCCCTGGAGGGGAAAATGCAAAACCTAAAA GATAAAGACTTTGGGAAACAGGTGTTGTTCAAATCCCATCACAACCCACCTGCAGAGCTCAGCAGCAGTTTGAAGCACTATCAGACGCACACTCTAGAGGGGGCGTACAGAGGAGAGGACTTCTTCTGGGGTCTCACACCCAAAAAAGGAGATTATATTGTCATCACGTTTTCTAATCCTCAAACAGTCAAAGG GTTCCTTTTTCGAAGTGGTAATATTGAAACAAATGGAGACCGGTTTTATAACACAACAGTGGAAGGACTACCTGTTTAT AGCACTGTGAAGGAGAAGGTGGAAAGAGGTGAACTCCCCTGCTGTAAACCTTCAGCTGATGGCTTTGTTGTGATAG GTTCTTTTAAGAATGGAGTGGCTGCAGGCGATATAGATGAAGAACTTCAGCAGTTATCTGCCATACGCCTCCTGGTTCATTCTGATTCTGATGTCTGGGTTCTTCTCAGCGAG ATCCTGATTAAAGTTTGA
- the si:dkeyp-121d2.7 gene encoding zinc finger protein 436 isoform X2 produces the protein MATCSSVSGGKQGKEWSGVAWEEGTAGERDERRDLFRVHLPTGGVGGGEEERIRASGERKEAASVKEEVESYRPTDSLRLLQEALQMNQSETSPRTSSPTHGDVGPASTCLESAPVGVWAEQPPMSEEQITSGDEFSGLETALKAEREREEAESGLGSPSQEVSGTGVAFIGLDGLCSSQQGVSSSSHRTDPPNLQLPLAPVNKKEEEGSGGDCGDILHFCSRCGCGFNCASDLADHSCPGVEERPYQCSVCGRAFSHAWSLKSHECVQVGEQPHRCELCGKRFTHSRSLERHQLVHTGERPHRCPQCGRSFSRLGNLERHQRIHTGERPYECRACGKRFSRVEYLKRHQQIHAGERAERNSHHCSQCNQTFSDTEQLKQHQCPYSV, from the exons ATGGCGACCTGCTCCTCAGTTTCAG gaggCAAGCAGGGGAAGGAGTGGAGTGGTGTTGCGTGGGAGGAGGGGACTGCAGGAGAGAGGGATGAGAGGAGGGACCTGTTCCGTGTCCATCTACCAACTGGAGGAGTAGGAGGGGGGGAGGAGGAAAGGATACGTGCTTCTGGGGAGAGGAAGGAGGCGGCCAGCGTTAAAGAGGAG GTGGAGAGCTACAGACCTACTGACTCGTTGAGGCTGTTGCAAGAGGCTCTACAGATGAACCAAAGCGAAACCAGCCCTCGCACATCCAGTCCCACCCACG GTGATGTGGGTCCCGCCTCTACTTGTCTTGAATCTGCTCCCGTTGGAGTGTGGGCGGAACAGCCGCCTATGTCCGAAGAGCAAATAACCAGTGGAGATGAGTTTAGTGGACTAGAGACTGCACTCAAAGCTGAACGTGAAAGGGAGGAGGCGGAGTCTGGCTTGGGGAGTCCCTCTCAAGAGGTGAGCGGAACCGGGGTTGCGTTCATAGGACTAGACGGCCTGTGCAGCTCACAGCAGGGTGTGTCCTCCTCATCGCATAGAACTGACCCTCCTAACCTACAACTCCCATTAGCCCCTGTGAACAAGAAAGAGGAAGAGGGGTCAGGAGGTGACTGTGGGGACATCCTGCACTTTTGCTCCCGGTGCGGCTGTGGCTTCAATTGCGCCTCTGACCTGGCAGATCACTCGTGCCCCGGTGTAGAGGAGCGGCCGTATCAATGCTCTGTATGCGGAAGAGCATTCAGCCACGCCTGGAGCCTCAAGAGCCACGAATGCGTTCAGGTGGGAGAACAGCCGCATCGCTGCGAGCTTTGTGGTAAGCGGTTCACGCACTCACGGTCCCTCGAGCGCCACCAGCTGGTTCACACGGGCGAGCGCCCTCATAGATGCCCACAGTGCGGCCGCAGCTTCAGTCGTCTTGGCAACCTGGAGAGGCACCAGCGCATCCACACGGGGGAACGGCCGTATGAGTGCAGGGCGTGTGGGAAACGGTTCAGTCGAGTAGAGTACCTGAAACGACATCAGCAGATCCACGCCGGAGAACGAGCTGAGCGAAACTCTCATCACTGCTCTCAATGCAACCAGACATTCAGCGACACGGAGCAGCTAAAGCAGCATCAGTGTCCCTACAGCGTTTGA
- the scocb gene encoding short coiled-coil protein B, producing MNCDMDGDMENQAELEEKTRLINQVLELQNTLEDLSARVDAVKEENLKLKSENQVLGQYIENLMSASTVFQTTDSKNKRK from the exons ATGAACTGTGACATGGACG GTGACATGGAAAATCAGGCAGAGCTGGAGGAGAAGACCAGACTTATAAACCAGGTCCTTGAGCTGCAAAATACTCTTGAGG ATCTCTCAGCTCGAGTGGATGCAGTTAAAGAAGAAAATCTCAAGTTAAAATCAGAGAATCAGGTTCTTGGGCAGTATATTGAGAACCTCATGTCAGCATCTACTGTGTTTCAGACGACCGACTCCAAGAACAAACGAAAATAG